One region of Oryza sativa Japonica Group chromosome 10, ASM3414082v1 genomic DNA includes:
- the LOC107275315 gene encoding uncharacterized protein, translating into MGTRGTKRKRGEDIHPSTAAKGQAVPLAFAAPAPHGLLINLDSGTGSSASGKSDASSAPPCDNDINVAARFLTAMAEGKIRWSDDEIGIFLEACLEELSAMTITSTCPKPQGYKNLIQKMKERIGRNLTKDQVKYTWRQCRKRWMLWTWLESKATGIGRDPITQAIVADDDWWEDKDQKKDGARVFKDSPLKHINLHCAIFSGCTVVGNHSAIAGAAPAPPQQPTPRPNINISQLLAQQQNIATPGVSSAGKGKRLADEAGTSRGSASKKSRSDSAGDALHRLADLRVESMESCSRKVEEDRARSAAACIQLVVADGHNPWSDLFFMALDELVAKEVDSLDTKEELGSSVMV; encoded by the exons ATGGGCACCAGGGGAACAAAgcggaagagaggggaggacaTCCATCCGTCGACTGCAGCCAAGGGGCAGGCTGTGCCTTTGGCGTTCGCCGCACCGGCTCCTCACGGACTGCTCATCAATCTGGATTCGGGGACGGGGTCGAGCGCCTCTGGCAAATCTGACGCCAGCTCTGCCCCTCCTTGTGACAATGACATCAATGTGGCCGCCCGCTTCCTAACAGCC ATGGCGGAGGGTAAAATCCGATGGAGCGACGATGAAATTGGCATATTTCTTGAGGCATGCTTGGAGGAGTTGTCCGCAATGACCATAACATCCACTTGTCCAAAGCCGCAAGGCTACAAGAACCTCATACAGAAGATGAAGGAGAGAATCGGAAGAAACCTCACCAAGGATCAGGTGAAGTACACATGGCGTCAATGTCGTAAAAGGTGGATGCTTTGGACGTGGCTGGAATCAAAGGCTACCGGCATTGGCCGTGACCCGATAACTCAAGCCATTGTTGCTGACGACGATTGGTGGGAAGACAAGGACCAG AAAAAGGACGGAGCTCGTGTCTTCAAAGATTCCCCTCTCAAGCACATCAACCTTCACTGTGCTATTTTTTCGGGGTGCACAGTGGTAGGGAACCACTCTGCTATTGCAGGCGCAGCACCAGCACCTCCTCAGCAGCCAACTCCAAGGCCCAACATCAATATCTCACAGCTGCTAGCTCAACAACAAAACATTGCGACTCCAGGAGTTTCAAGTGCAGGAAAAGGCAAGAGGCTAGCAGATGAAGCTGGCACTTCGAGGGGATCGGCTTCAAAGAAGAGTCGAAGTGACTCAGCCGGTGATGCCCTGCACCGGCTAGCTGATTTGCGAGTGGAGTCGATGGAGAGCTGTTCCCGGAAGGTGGAAGAGGACAGGGCTAGAAGTGCAGCAGCTTGCATCCAGTTGGTGGTAGCTGATGGACATAACCCATGGAGTGATTTATTCTTTATGGCACTGGAT GAGCTGGTGGCCAAGGAGGTGGACAGCCTGGATACGAAGGAGGAACTGGGCAGCAGCGTTATGGTGTAG
- the LOC4348685 gene encoding BTB/POZ and MATH domain-containing protein 1, with protein sequence MSPAACRGNPSRSASASAVVVDTATGYHLLKIEGYSLTKGIPTSLSLKSSQFTVGGYRWRIDYFSNGDCADSADYISLFLSLDERANKDVKVRASWRFQIGYTGNVDKPPSLSTAKACTTFGVGPDGSWSWGYDRFIRREDFEKSDNLRDDSFTIRCDIAVVRRFRAEETTEILPVEAFVSVPPSDMNQQFGDLLETEKGADVVFEVGGETFVAHRCVLAAQSPVFRAELYSSMKEGDTAGVVRIEDMEAQVFKLLLRFVYTDSLPEMGNDDEDVMCQHLLVAADRYNLERLKLIYEEKLCSYISVDAVSNILALADQHHCDGLKKACFHFLASPGNLNAVITSDGLKHLSRSFPSLMEELVAMLAPLLSHALVI encoded by the exons ATGTCCCCTGCCGCCTGCCGCGGCAACCCGTCGcggtccgcctccgcctcggccgTCGTGGTCGACACGGCCACCGGGTACCACCTCCTCAAGATCGAAGGCTACTCGCTCACCAAGGGCATCCCCACCAGCTTGAGCCTCAAATCCAGCCAGTTCACCGTCGGCGGCTACCGCTGGCGCATCGATTACTTCTCCAACGGAGACTGCGCGGACTCCGCCGATTACATATCGCTTTTTCTCTCGCTGGACGAAAGGGCCAACAAGGATGTGAAGGTGCGGGCGAGCTGGAGATTCCAGATCGGTTACACTGGCAATGTGGATAAGCCGCCTTCGTTGTCAACGGCGAAAGCATGTACTACTTTTGGTGTTGGACCTGATGGTTCTTGGTCTTGGGGTTATGACAGGTTTATTAGAAGGGAAGATTTTGAGAAGTCCGACAATCTCAGGGATGACTCTTTCACCATCCGGTGCGACATTGCCGTCGTCCGCCGATTCCGCGCCGAGGAGACGACCGAGATACTCCCTGTCGAAGCCTTTGTGTCCGTGCCCCCATCCGACATGAACCAGCAGTTCGGCGACCTGCTGGAGACCGAGAAGGGCGCTGACGTGGTGttcgaggtcggcggcgagacGTT cgTGGCGCACCGGTGCGTGCTCGCGGCGCAGTCGCCGGTCTTCAGAGCGGAGCTCTACAGCTCGATGAAGGAGGGTGACACTGCTGGAGTCGTGCGCATCGAAGACATGGAGGCGCAGGTGTTCAAGCTGCTGCTCCGCTTTGTGTACACCGACTCGTTGCCGGAGATGGGGAATGATGATGAAGACGTCATGTGCCAGCATCTGCTCGTCGCGGCGGACCGGTACAACCTGGAGAGGCTCAAGTTGATCTACGAGGAGAAGTTGTGCAGCTACATTAGCGTCGACGCTGTATCGAACATCCTGGCGCTGGCTGATCAGCACCACTGCGACGGGCTGAAGAAAGCATGCTTTCATTTTCTGGCCTCACCGGGAAACCTGAATGCTGTCATCACCAGTGATGGCCTCAAGCATCTGAGCAGGAGCTTCCCCTCACTTATGGAAGAGCTGGTTGCCATGCTGGCGCCTCTGCTGAGTCATGCTTTAGTGATTTAG
- the LOC136353547 gene encoding BTB/POZ and MATH domain-containing protein 1-like gives MGASASSSAGRSKPPPPPPCSSSGVAVSTSRGTSWRARGASADVTFQVGAGSGARRFGAHRCVLAARSPVFEAELYGPMVERDAGRVIRIDDMDPQVFDALLDFMYTDALPGMRKRDAVAMSQQLLVAADRYDLKRLRLLCEHELCKHVNKGTVASMLALVEQQRPSCQGLKKACFEYLRKTPKVLREIMATEAFDHLVNELLLSNKLAIRE, from the exons ATGGGcgcctcggcgtcgtcgtccgccggccgcagcaagccgccgccgccgccgccgtgctccagcTCGGGCGTCGCCGTGAGCACGTCTCGCGG GACGAGCTGGAGAGCTCGGGGCGCATC CGCCGACGTGACGTTCCAGGTCGGCGCCGGCTCCGGCGCGCGACGGTTCGGCGCGCACCGGTGCGTGCTCGCCGCACGGTCGCCGGTGTTCGAGGCGGAGCTGTACGGCCCGATGGTGGAGCGGGACGCCGGGCGCGTCATCCGGATCGACGACATGGACCCCCAGGTGTTCGACGCGTTGCTCGACTTCATGTACACCGACGCCCTGCCCGGGATGAGGAAGCGCGACGCGGTGGCCATGTCGCAGCAGCTGCTCGTCGCGGCGGACAGGTACGACCTGAAGAGGCTGAGGCTGCTGTGCGAGCATGAGCTGTGCAAGCACGTGAACAAGGGCACGGTGGCCAGCATGCTGGCATTGGTCGAACAGCAACGCCCTAGCTGCCAGGGGCTCAAGAAGGCATGCTTTGAGTACCTCCGAAAAACACCGAAAGTTCTACGTGAAATCATGGCGACGGAAGCGTTCGATCACCTTGTGAATGAGTTGTTATTGTCCAACAAGCTTGCCATCCGTGAATGA
- the LOC107275510 gene encoding BTB/POZ and MATH domain-containing protein 2 has translation MSFAGVSFICDGVHVCSSPANGAAGSAAYGYHLLVINNYTRTKQAIPNGFRIKSGKFKLGGHTWHIKYCPNGDRSTISGFVSFHLVLDCDGGDGAVAAEPVNAKFEFSFADQVAKHQATRLRATKVCEFSRDCSAWHVGRFVRREALERSRYLVDDCFTVRCDIMVVHAGAGANGVAAATAAPSMAGAVESFGRLLDTKLGADVAFEVGGETFAAHRCVLAARSKVFDAELFGPMKEGTAASVVRIDDMDADLFRGLLSFIYTDELPEREDHGGEKETSSDDDDDDDDDDNGAQSDQKHKQFTWLQQLIVAADRYDLQRLKLLCEEEMYDHIGEKTVETMLILADHHHCRVLKDACLGFLGSHGNLQKMMAADGLDRVIKNFPSLTKEIIGRFAVVMANKS, from the coding sequence atgtcgTTCGCTGGCGTATCTTTCATCTGCGACGGCGTGCACGTGTGTTCTTCTCCGGCCAATggcgccgccggcagcgccgCCTATGGGTACCACCTCCTTGTCATCAACAACTACACGCGCACGAAGCAAGCCATCCCCAATGGATTTCGCATCAAGTCCGGCAAGTTCAAGCTAGGAGGCCACACTTGGCACATCAAGTACTGCCCCAACGGCGACCGATCGACCATCTCGGGCTTCGTCTCCTTCCACCTCGTTCTTGATtgtgacggcggcgatggcgccgtggcggcggagcCCGTGAATGCCAAGTTCGAGTTCAGCTTCGCCGACCAGGTCGCGAAGCATCAGGCGACGCGGCTGCGCGCGACCAAGGTGTGCGAGTTCTCCCGCGACTGCAGCGCGTGGCACGTCGGGCGGTTCGTGCGGAGGGAGGCGCTGGAGCGGTCGAGGTATCTCGTCGACGACTGCTTCACGGTCAGGTGCGACATCATGGTCgtccacgccggcgccggcgccaatggcgtggccgccgccacggcggctcCATCGAtggccggcgcggtggagagCTTCGGCCGCCTCCTGGACACGAAGcttggcgccgacgtggcgttcgaggtcggcggcgagacGTTCGCCGCGCACCGGTGCGTGCTCGCGGCCCGGTCCAAGGTGTTCGACGCTGAGCTCTTCGGCCCCATGAAAGAAGGCACGGCGGCGAGCGTCGTGCGGATCGACGACATGGACGCCGATTTGTTCAGGGGACTCCTTAGCTTCATCTACACGGACGAATTGCCCGAGAGAGAGGACCACGGCGGAGAAAAGGAGACGAGctctgacgacgacgacgacgacgacgacgacgacaatggTGCTCAATCGGACCAAAAACACAAACAATTTACATGGCTGCAGCAATTGATCGTAGCCGCGGACAGATACGATCTGCAGAGGCTGAAGCTTCTGTGCGAGGAGGAGATGTACGACCACATAGGCGAGAAGACGGTGGAGACCATGCTCATCCTCGCCGATCACCACCATTGCCGCGTGCTCAAGGACGCATGCTTGGGTTTCCTCGGGTCTCATGGCAACCTGCAAAAGATGATGGCGGCTGATGGCTTGGATCGTGTGATCAAGAACTTCCCCTCTCTTACCAAAGAGATTATCGGCAGATTTGCAGTCGTCATGGCAAACAaatcttag
- the LOC107277148 gene encoding BTB/POZ and MATH domain-containing protein 2: MLHGGLQENTPVGECIESRRFTVGGYRWFIEYYPNGKSSSVSNCISVYLVLDDDGVAEPVQAQYQFRLVNQLEKEQLPSIPEVMNYTYFSNSYPSWGRLIRKDVLEQSKFFWDDNFTIRCSVIVAKKLRSKNQESIVVPPSDIRRDFGDLLRTEDGADVTFQVAGELIAGHRCVLAARSSVFKDEEETESDRDEEEDQESEADGVHGEDYDDDDDDDDDDNGGDEMWSPLLVAADRYDLQRLKLICAKKLCERIDASTVADNLGLAEKQHCRLLKEACLEFLKAPANLKVVLASDGLDHITATCPSVLKELLAKFAS, translated from the exons ATGCtgcacggcggcttacaagag AACACCCCCGTTGGCGAGTGCATCGAGTCTCGCCGGTTCACCGTTGGAGGCTACCGGTGGTTCATCGAATACTACCCCAACGGCAAGTCCTCCAGTGTTTCCAACTGCATCTCAGTTTATCTcgtcctcgacgacgacggcgtcgccgaACCTGTTCAGGCGCAGTACCAATTCAGGCTCGTTAACCAACTTGAGAAGGAACAGTTGCCATCCATTCCTGAGGTCATGAATTATACATATTTCTCCAACAGTTACCCTAGTTGGGGTAGATTGATCAGAAAGGACGTTCTTGAGCAATCGAAGTTTTTCTGGGACGATAATTTCACCATCCGTTGCAGTGTGATCGTCGCCAAGAAGCTCAGAAGCAAGAACCAAGAATCGATCGTGGTGCCGCCGTCCGACATCCGCCGGGATTTCGGCGATCTCCTCCggaccgaggacggcgccgaCGTGACGTTCCAGGTCGCCGGCGAGTTGATCGCCGGTCACCGGTGCGTGCTCGCCGCCCGGTCCAGCGTCTTCAAG GACGAAGAGGAAACTGAATCCGATcgagatgaagaagaagatcaggagAGTGAAGCAGATGGAGTACACGGAGAAGAttacgatgacgatgacgatgatgatgatgatgacaatgGTGGTGATGAGATGTGGTCACCATTGCTCGTAGCGGCAGATAGGTACGATCTCCAGAGGCTGAAGCTGATATGCGCGAAGAAGCTGTGCGAGCGGATCGATGCGAGCACGGTGGCCGATAATCTTGGGCTCGCTGAGAAGCAGCATTGCCGTCTGCTGAAGGAGGCGTGCTTGGAGTTCCTCAAAGCTCCGGCGAATTTGAAGGTTGTACTGGCGAGTGACGGCTTGGATCACATAACTGCAACCTGCCCCTCTGTTCTGAAGGAGCTCCTTGCTAAGTTTGCATCTTAA
- the LOC112936578 gene encoding LOW QUALITY PROTEIN: BTB/POZ and MATH domain-containing protein 2 (The sequence of the model RefSeq protein was modified relative to this genomic sequence to represent the inferred CDS: inserted 2 bases in 1 codon) produces the protein MSFAGVSFISDGETTPCSSPANNGAAAGSTYGYHLLVISNYSHTKETISTGDSIESGQFMLGGHTWHAEYCPNGDDSTNSDCVSFWLVRDDDDDDDDDGDDAVKVQPLKVKFEFSFAEQAAKHEARRVLVSMACDFSGTSGWCDTRFVRREVLDRSRYLVDDCFTVRCDIVILAGAAAAPPPSSSLFGAVESFGRLLGREEGADVTFEVGGETFTAHRCVLAARSKVFEAELFGPMREGAAASVVRIEDMDAEVFRGLLSFIYTDVLPDQGDLGDEAHEWHDDDDDDEGGGDCDXWLQKLTVAADRYDLQRLKLLCEEEMYDYISERTVESMLILAEHHHCRVLKDACLDFLSSHGTLREVMEPDGGYGLDHVIENFPSLTKELIGKFAIVMSNISDSSNVSNVRRLSLVEREVGGEEADVDGWL, from the exons ATGTCCTTCGCCGGCGTCTCTTTCATATCGGATGGCGAGACGACGCCGTGTTCTTCTCCGGCCAacaatggcgccgccgccggcagcacgTACGGGTATCACCTTCTTGTTATCAGTAACTACTCTCACACCAAGGAAACCATCTCCACTGGCGACTCCATCGAGTCCGGCCAGTTCATGCTAGGAGGCCACACTTGGCACGCCGAGTACTGCCCCAATGGCGACGACTCGACCAACTCCGACTGCGTGTCCTTCTGGCTCGTCcgtgacgacgatgacgacgacgacgacgatggcgacgacgccGTGAAGGTGCAGCCGCTGAAGGTCAAGTTCGAGTTCAGCTTCGCCGAGCAGGCGGCCAAGCACGAGGCGAGGCGCGTGCTCGTGTCCATGGCGTGCGACTTCTCCGGCACCTCCGGCTGGTGCGACACGCGGTTCGTGCGGAGGGAGGTGTTGGAT CGGTCGAGGTATCTCGTGGACGACTGCTTCACGGTCAGGTGCGACATCgtcatcctcgccggcgccgccgccgctcctcctccgtcaTCGTCGTTGTTCGGCGCGGTGGAGAGCTTCGGGCGCCTCCTCggcagggaggagggcgccgacGTGACGttcgaggtcggcggcgagacGTTCACCGCGCACCGGTGCGTGCTCGCGGCGCGGTCCAAGGTGTTCGAGGCGGAGCTCTTCGGCCCCATGAGAgaaggcgcggcggcgagcgtcgTGCGGATCGAGGACATGGACGCCGAGGTGTTCCGTGGACTTCTTAGCTTCATCTACACCGACGTGCTGCCCGACCAAGGAGACCTCGGCGACGAAGCGCACGAgtggcacgacgacgacgacgacgacgagggaggaggagattgCGA ATGGCTGCAGAAACTGACCGTAGCCGCGGACAGATACGATCTCCAGAGGCTGAAGCTGCTGTGCGAGGAGGAGATGTACGACTACATTAGCGAGAGGACGGTGGAGAGCATGCTCATCCTAGCGGAGCACCACCATTGCCGCGTGCTCAAGGACGCGTGCTTGGATTTCCTATCATCTCATGGGACTTTGCGCGAGGTGATGGAACCTGACGGCGGCTATGGCTTGGATCACGTGATCGAGAACTTCCCCTCTCTTACTAAGGAGCTCATCGGCAAATTTGCAATCGTGATGTCAAACATTTCTGACAGTTCAAATGTTTCTAACGTTCGTAGACTTAGCCTCGTTGAACGGGAGGTAGGGGGTGAGGAGGCCGATGTCGACGGGTGGCTGTAG
- the LOC4348686 gene encoding BTB/POZ and MATH domain-containing protein 2 produces MSFAGVSLVRDGRLQSPSSSAITSGATSGYYLLVVEGYSRTKDTVPNGDFIRSRPFRVGGYRWVIDYYPNGESSDDADSISVSLQLDQDSERPFMAHYEFSFIDETERQKSTHICSEALFDFSDDNRWGYTNFIRREELEKSKHLKDDCFTIRCDIILKKDGSNTTGDDVAAPLVAVPPSDMHRQFTDLLLTKVGADVTFQVGGETFAAHRCVLAARSTVFMVELFGPMKEGATTASVHISEMVPEAFKAMLAFIYNDTPPPETEEDEDGKVAMWQHLLVAADRYDLPRLKLICEEKLCGHIGVGTATTILLLADKHHCRGLKEACLEFLSSPANLEEVMEHGGLEDVVGTCPSVLVELIAKLALLRTQV; encoded by the coding sequence ATGTCTTTCGCCGGCGTGTCTCTCGTCCGCGACGGGAGGCTGCAGTCGCCTTCGTCGTCAGCCATCACCTCCGGCGCCACCAGCGGGTACTACCTCCTCGTGGTCGAAGGCTACTCGCGAACCAAGGACACCGTCCCCAATGGCGACTTCATCAGGTCTCGTCCTTTCAGGGTTGGAGGCTATCGCTGGGTTATCGACTACTACCCCAATGGCGAAAGTTCGGATGATGCCGATTCCATCTCAGTTTCTCTTCAGCTTGATCAGGATAGTGAACGGCCTTTCATGGCGCATTACGAGTTTAGTTTCATCGACGAAACTGAGAGACAAAAGTCGACACATATTTGTTCGGAAGCATTATTCGACTTCTCTGATGACAATCGTTGGGGCTACACCAATTTCATTAGAAGGGAGGAGCTAGAAAAATCCAAGCATCTCAAGGATGATTGTTTCACCATCAGGTGTGACATCATCCTGAAGAAGGACGGCAGCAacaccaccggcgacgacgtggCGGCGCCGCTCGTCGCGGTGCCACCGTCCGACATGCACCGGCAGTTCACCGATCTGCTCCTGACCAAGGTCGGCGCCGATGTGACGTTCCAGGTCGGCGGCGAGACGTTCGCCGCGCACCGGTGCGTGCTCGCGGCGCGGTCCACCGTCTTCATGGTGGAGCTCTTTGGCCCCATGAAGGAGGGCGCAACGACAGCAAGCGTACATATCAGCGAAATGGTGCCCGAAGCATTCAAGGCCATGCTTGCATTCATCTACAACGACAccccgccgccggagacggaggaagacgaagacggcAAGGTCGCCATGTGGCAGCACCTGCTCGTCGCGGCGGACAGGTACGATCTCCCGAGGCTGAAGCTGATATGCGAGGAGAAGCTGTGCGGCCACATCGGCGTCGGCACGGCGACCACCATCCTCTTGCTGGCCGACAAGCACCATTGCCGCGGGCTGAAGGAGGCGTGCCTGGAGTTCCTCAGCTCTCCTGCGAACCTGGAAGAAGTAATGGAGCATGGCGGATTGGAGGACGTCGTGGGAACATGCCCGTCAGTTCTCGTGGAGCTCATTGCGAAGCTTGCTCTGCTCAGGACTCAGGTTTGA